A DNA window from Linepithema humile isolate Giens D197 chromosome 6, Lhum_UNIL_v1.0, whole genome shotgun sequence contains the following coding sequences:
- the LOC105671516 gene encoding A disintegrin and metalloproteinase with thrombospondin motifs adt-2-like isoform X3, translated as MFFISKLMLIFLLNKTYAYITQDIERILLPAWNPTSAEKIPLTLKVFGTQIQLNLHSSDQIVSSTFKEWKYDAKRITEELFQSNASNPCYYFHKDHISTAAINFCQEHGWEGFIFLKNDTLEIRPLRNDYASLFSINDLCVKEEFNISFGKSYLIKRSLQSSADSSFHKLDNMRLKRDQKTQEKLTIELAVFLDEAAYRKFMPFLNKDKEMLRMLILAYVNRIEALFHHPSLGVSIDISLVHLEIMEKQPLNLPVFGNASKLLNSFCKYAETRNPPDDNDPHHWDVGLYLTGINIYLKNSYTMGISRTKTCNLIESCAIVEFGVADYVTSGFASSHIAAHEIGHVLGMEHDSVYRPPCDRYKHIMSSYKFYQGQVTWSECSLRIAIELWNTKPCLQDRTKNFEVAYNHSRYQNLPGREWTAKAQCEVYFRDKDANVVSLVDICKSLQCETPHKDGYYYTGSALEGTYCAFGKECRGGKCVPVQKPPLMYCEVDNWSEWREDTCRSSCLEESKGVRVRRRSCKHGIHRTASCEGPYYDVVLCNDSMLCTENRTAISDFATVKCIEFSNIVKDSAFGIKLGEQPGWQIAHNVEEPWQACTIYCQYNDYVVRPLDLHLPKYNFVPYFPDGTWCHYEE; from the exons ATGTTTTTCATAtcgaaattaatgttaatatttttattgaataaaacataCGCGTATATCACGCAAGATATCGAAAGAATATTGCTGCCGGCGTGGAACCCGACAAGCGCAGAAAAA ATACCACTAACTCTGAAAGTTTTTGGAACACAAATTCAGTTAAACTTGCATAGCAGCGACCAGATTGTATCGTCCACGTTTAAAGAATGGAAATATGACGCAAAAAGGATCACAGAAGAACTGTTTCAATCAAACGCATCGAatccttgttattattttcacaaagatCATATCAGCACAGCGGccataaatttttgtcaagaACATGGATGG GAAggatttatttttctgaaaaacgaCACTTTGGAAATTAGACCTTTGCGGAATGACTATGCGTCTTTGTTCTCAATCAACGATCTTTGTGTAAAAgaagagtttaatatttcatttggcAAATCTTACCTAATTAAAAGATCTTTGCAATCATCTGCTGATTCAAGTTTTCATAAATTGGACAATATGAGACTAAAGCGAGATCAAAAAAcgcaagaaaaattaactatagaATTGGCTGTTTTTCTCGACGAAGCCGCATATCGTAAGTTCATGCCTTTTCTGAACaaagataaagaaatgttGCGCATGTTGATATTAGCATATGTGAATCGTATCGAAGCTCTGTTCCATCATCCGAGTTTGGGTGTTTCCATCGATATTTCGTTGGtacatttagaaattatgGAAAAACAACCACTAAATTTACCAGTTTTTGGCAACGCTAGCAAACTGCTCAATTCGTTCTGCAAGTATGCAGAAACTCGAAATCCTCCGGACGACAATGATCCGCATCACTGGGACGTTGGTCTTTATCTTACCggaataaacatttatttgaaGAACAGTTATACTATGGGAATAAGCAGAACCAAAACGTGTAATCTAATTGAGTCGTGTGCTATAGTAGAATTCGGTGTTGCAGATTATGTGACATCAGGTTTTGCATCATCTCACATTGCTGCTCATGAAATCGGCCATGT CTTAGGAATGGAACACGATTCCGTTTATAGGCCACCATGTGATAGATACAAACACATAATGTCATCTTACAAATTCTATCAAGGCCAAGTAACATGGTCCGAGTGTAGTCTTCGTATAGCTATAGAACTCTGGAATACAAAACCGTGCCTTCAAGATCGtacgaaaaattttgaagtcgCATATAACCATTCGCGGTATCAAAATTTACCCGGAAGAGAATGGACTGCCAAAGCACAATGCGAAGTATATTTTCGAGATAAGGATGCGAATGTAGTCTCGTTGGTTGATATATGTAAAAGCTTACAATGCGAAACGCCTCACAAAGATGGATATTACTACACAGGATCGGCGTTGGAAG gCACTTATTGCGCATTCGGGAAAGAATGTCGCGGCGGAAAATGCGTGCCCGTTCAGAAACCACCTCTCATGTATTGTGAAGTAGATAACTGGAGTGAATGGAGAGAAGACACCTGTCGAAGTAGTTGCTTGGAGGAATCTAAAGGCGTAAGAGTCAGACGACGTTCTTGCAAACATGGAATTCACAGAACGGCGAGTTGCGAAGGACCATATTACGACGTGGTTCTGTGCAATGACTCGATGCTTTGCACTGAAAATCGCACGGCAATCTCCGACTTTGCCACTGTGAAGTGCATCGAATTTAGCAATATTGTAAAAGATTCAGCATTCGGGATCAAACTAGGAGAACAGCCGGGATGGCAGATTGCTCATAATGTCGAGGAACCATGGCAAGCCTGTACTATATACTGCCAATATAATGATTATGTTGTCAGACCACTAGACTTGCATTTGCCCAAATATAATTTCGTcccatactttccagatggaACATGGTGTCACTATGAAG aataa
- the LOC105671516 gene encoding A disintegrin and metalloproteinase with thrombospondin motifs adt-1-like isoform X5, translated as MFFISKLMLIFLLNKTYAYITQDIERILLPAWNPTSAEKIPLTLKVFGTQIQLNLHSSDQIVSSTFKEWKYDAKRITEELFQSNASNPCYYFHKDHISTAAINFCQEHGWEGFIFLKNDTLEIRPLRNDYASLFSINDLCVKEEFNISFGKSYLIKRSLQSSADSSFHKLDNMRLKRDQKTQEKLTIELAVFLDEAAYRKFMPFLNKDKEMLRMLILAYVNRIEALFHHPSLGVSIDISLVHLEIMEKQPLNLPVFGNASKLLNSFCKYAETRNPPDDNDPHHWDVGLYLTGINIYLKNSYTMGISRTKTCNLIESCAIVEFGVADYVTSGFASSHIAAHEIGHVLGMEHDSVYRPPCDRYKHIMSSYKFYQGQVTWSECSLRIAIELWNTKPCLQDRTKNFEVAYNHSRYQNLPGREWTAKAQCEVYFRDKDANVVSLVDICKSLQCETPHKDGYYYTGSALEGTYCAFGKECRGGKCVPVQKPPLMYCEVDNWSEWREDTCRSSCLEESKGVRVRRRSCKHGIHRTASCEGPYYDVVLCNDSMLCTENRTAISDFATVKCIEFSNIVKDSAFGIKLGEQPGWQIAHNVEEPWQAYGTWCHYEE; from the exons ATGTTTTTCATAtcgaaattaatgttaatatttttattgaataaaacataCGCGTATATCACGCAAGATATCGAAAGAATATTGCTGCCGGCGTGGAACCCGACAAGCGCAGAAAAA ATACCACTAACTCTGAAAGTTTTTGGAACACAAATTCAGTTAAACTTGCATAGCAGCGACCAGATTGTATCGTCCACGTTTAAAGAATGGAAATATGACGCAAAAAGGATCACAGAAGAACTGTTTCAATCAAACGCATCGAatccttgttattattttcacaaagatCATATCAGCACAGCGGccataaatttttgtcaagaACATGGATGG GAAggatttatttttctgaaaaacgaCACTTTGGAAATTAGACCTTTGCGGAATGACTATGCGTCTTTGTTCTCAATCAACGATCTTTGTGTAAAAgaagagtttaatatttcatttggcAAATCTTACCTAATTAAAAGATCTTTGCAATCATCTGCTGATTCAAGTTTTCATAAATTGGACAATATGAGACTAAAGCGAGATCAAAAAAcgcaagaaaaattaactatagaATTGGCTGTTTTTCTCGACGAAGCCGCATATCGTAAGTTCATGCCTTTTCTGAACaaagataaagaaatgttGCGCATGTTGATATTAGCATATGTGAATCGTATCGAAGCTCTGTTCCATCATCCGAGTTTGGGTGTTTCCATCGATATTTCGTTGGtacatttagaaattatgGAAAAACAACCACTAAATTTACCAGTTTTTGGCAACGCTAGCAAACTGCTCAATTCGTTCTGCAAGTATGCAGAAACTCGAAATCCTCCGGACGACAATGATCCGCATCACTGGGACGTTGGTCTTTATCTTACCggaataaacatttatttgaaGAACAGTTATACTATGGGAATAAGCAGAACCAAAACGTGTAATCTAATTGAGTCGTGTGCTATAGTAGAATTCGGTGTTGCAGATTATGTGACATCAGGTTTTGCATCATCTCACATTGCTGCTCATGAAATCGGCCATGT CTTAGGAATGGAACACGATTCCGTTTATAGGCCACCATGTGATAGATACAAACACATAATGTCATCTTACAAATTCTATCAAGGCCAAGTAACATGGTCCGAGTGTAGTCTTCGTATAGCTATAGAACTCTGGAATACAAAACCGTGCCTTCAAGATCGtacgaaaaattttgaagtcgCATATAACCATTCGCGGTATCAAAATTTACCCGGAAGAGAATGGACTGCCAAAGCACAATGCGAAGTATATTTTCGAGATAAGGATGCGAATGTAGTCTCGTTGGTTGATATATGTAAAAGCTTACAATGCGAAACGCCTCACAAAGATGGATATTACTACACAGGATCGGCGTTGGAAG gCACTTATTGCGCATTCGGGAAAGAATGTCGCGGCGGAAAATGCGTGCCCGTTCAGAAACCACCTCTCATGTATTGTGAAGTAGATAACTGGAGTGAATGGAGAGAAGACACCTGTCGAAGTAGTTGCTTGGAGGAATCTAAAGGCGTAAGAGTCAGACGACGTTCTTGCAAACATGGAATTCACAGAACGGCGAGTTGCGAAGGACCATATTACGACGTGGTTCTGTGCAATGACTCGATGCTTTGCACTGAAAATCGCACGGCAATCTCCGACTTTGCCACTGTGAAGTGCATCGAATTTAGCAATATTGTAAAAGATTCAGCATTCGGGATCAAACTAGGAGAACAGCCGGGATGGCAGATTGCTCATAATGTCGAGGAACCATGGCAAGCCT atggaACATGGTGTCACTATGAAG aataa
- the LOC105671516 gene encoding A disintegrin and metalloproteinase with thrombospondin motifs adt-1-like isoform X4, which yields MFFISKLMLIFLLNKTYAYITQDIERILLPAWNPTSAEKIPLTLKVFGTQIQLNLHSSDQIVSSTFKEWKYDAKRITEELFQSNASNPCYYFHKDHISTAAINFCQEHGWEGFIFLKNDTLEIRPLRNDYASLFSINDLCVKEEFNISFGKSYLIKRSLQSSADSSFHKLDNMRLKRDQKTQEKLTIELAVFLDEAAYRKFMPFLNKDKEMLRMLILAYVNRIEALFHHPSLGVSIDISLVHLEIMEKQPLNLPVFGNASKLLNSFCKYAETRNPPDDNDPHHWDVGLYLTGINIYLKNSYTMGISRTKTCNLIESCAIVEFGVADYVTSGFASSHIAAHEIGHVLGMEHDSVYRPPCDRYKHIMSSYKFYQGQVTWSECSLRIAIELWNTKPCLQDRTKNFEVAYNHSRYQNLPGREWTAKAQCEVYFRDKDANVVSLVDICKSLQCETPHKDGYYYTGSALEGTYCAFGKECRGGKCVPVQKPPLMYCEVDNWSEWREDTCRSSCLEESKGVRVRRRSCKHGIHRTASCEGPYYDVVLCNDSMLCTENRTAISDFATVKCIEFSNIVKDSAFGIKLGEQPGWQIAHNVEEPWQAYGTWCHYEGKQDYYCQQHYCLPENYLRVINV from the exons ATGTTTTTCATAtcgaaattaatgttaatatttttattgaataaaacataCGCGTATATCACGCAAGATATCGAAAGAATATTGCTGCCGGCGTGGAACCCGACAAGCGCAGAAAAA ATACCACTAACTCTGAAAGTTTTTGGAACACAAATTCAGTTAAACTTGCATAGCAGCGACCAGATTGTATCGTCCACGTTTAAAGAATGGAAATATGACGCAAAAAGGATCACAGAAGAACTGTTTCAATCAAACGCATCGAatccttgttattattttcacaaagatCATATCAGCACAGCGGccataaatttttgtcaagaACATGGATGG GAAggatttatttttctgaaaaacgaCACTTTGGAAATTAGACCTTTGCGGAATGACTATGCGTCTTTGTTCTCAATCAACGATCTTTGTGTAAAAgaagagtttaatatttcatttggcAAATCTTACCTAATTAAAAGATCTTTGCAATCATCTGCTGATTCAAGTTTTCATAAATTGGACAATATGAGACTAAAGCGAGATCAAAAAAcgcaagaaaaattaactatagaATTGGCTGTTTTTCTCGACGAAGCCGCATATCGTAAGTTCATGCCTTTTCTGAACaaagataaagaaatgttGCGCATGTTGATATTAGCATATGTGAATCGTATCGAAGCTCTGTTCCATCATCCGAGTTTGGGTGTTTCCATCGATATTTCGTTGGtacatttagaaattatgGAAAAACAACCACTAAATTTACCAGTTTTTGGCAACGCTAGCAAACTGCTCAATTCGTTCTGCAAGTATGCAGAAACTCGAAATCCTCCGGACGACAATGATCCGCATCACTGGGACGTTGGTCTTTATCTTACCggaataaacatttatttgaaGAACAGTTATACTATGGGAATAAGCAGAACCAAAACGTGTAATCTAATTGAGTCGTGTGCTATAGTAGAATTCGGTGTTGCAGATTATGTGACATCAGGTTTTGCATCATCTCACATTGCTGCTCATGAAATCGGCCATGT CTTAGGAATGGAACACGATTCCGTTTATAGGCCACCATGTGATAGATACAAACACATAATGTCATCTTACAAATTCTATCAAGGCCAAGTAACATGGTCCGAGTGTAGTCTTCGTATAGCTATAGAACTCTGGAATACAAAACCGTGCCTTCAAGATCGtacgaaaaattttgaagtcgCATATAACCATTCGCGGTATCAAAATTTACCCGGAAGAGAATGGACTGCCAAAGCACAATGCGAAGTATATTTTCGAGATAAGGATGCGAATGTAGTCTCGTTGGTTGATATATGTAAAAGCTTACAATGCGAAACGCCTCACAAAGATGGATATTACTACACAGGATCGGCGTTGGAAG gCACTTATTGCGCATTCGGGAAAGAATGTCGCGGCGGAAAATGCGTGCCCGTTCAGAAACCACCTCTCATGTATTGTGAAGTAGATAACTGGAGTGAATGGAGAGAAGACACCTGTCGAAGTAGTTGCTTGGAGGAATCTAAAGGCGTAAGAGTCAGACGACGTTCTTGCAAACATGGAATTCACAGAACGGCGAGTTGCGAAGGACCATATTACGACGTGGTTCTGTGCAATGACTCGATGCTTTGCACTGAAAATCGCACGGCAATCTCCGACTTTGCCACTGTGAAGTGCATCGAATTTAGCAATATTGTAAAAGATTCAGCATTCGGGATCAAACTAGGAGAACAGCCGGGATGGCAGATTGCTCATAATGTCGAGGAACCATGGCAAGCCT atggaACATGGTGTCACTATGAAGGTAAGCAGGATTATTACTGCCAACAACATTATTGTCTGCCAGAAAACTACTTAAgagtaataaatgtttaa
- the LOC105671516 gene encoding A disintegrin and metalloproteinase with thrombospondin motifs adt-2-like isoform X1 yields the protein MFFISKLMLIFLLNKTYAYITQDIERILLPAWNPTSAEKIPLTLKVFGTQIQLNLHSSDQIVSSTFKEWKYDAKRITEELFQSNASNPCYYFHKDHISTAAINFCQEHGWEGFIFLKNDTLEIRPLRNDYASLFSINDLCVKEEFNISFGKSYLIKRSLQSSADSSFHKLDNMRLKRDQKTQEKLTIELAVFLDEAAYRKFMPFLNKDKEMLRMLILAYVNRIEALFHHPSLGVSIDISLVHLEIMEKQPLNLPVFGNASKLLNSFCKYAETRNPPDDNDPHHWDVGLYLTGINIYLKNSYTMGISRTKTCNLIESCAIVEFGVADYVTSGFASSHIAAHEIGHVLGMEHDSVYRPPCDRYKHIMSSYKFYQGQVTWSECSLRIAIELWNTKPCLQDRTKNFEVAYNHSRYQNLPGREWTAKAQCEVYFRDKDANVVSLVDICKSLQCETPHKDGYYYTGSALEGTYCAFGKECRGGKCVPVQKPPLMYCEVDNWSEWREDTCRSSCLEESKGVRVRRRSCKHGIHRTASCEGPYYDVVLCNDSMLCTENRTAISDFATVKCIEFSNIVKDSAFGIKLGEQPGWQIAHNVEEPWQACTIYCQYNDYVVRPLDLHLPKYNFVPYFPDGTWCHYEGKQDYYCQQHYCLPENYLRVINV from the exons ATGTTTTTCATAtcgaaattaatgttaatatttttattgaataaaacataCGCGTATATCACGCAAGATATCGAAAGAATATTGCTGCCGGCGTGGAACCCGACAAGCGCAGAAAAA ATACCACTAACTCTGAAAGTTTTTGGAACACAAATTCAGTTAAACTTGCATAGCAGCGACCAGATTGTATCGTCCACGTTTAAAGAATGGAAATATGACGCAAAAAGGATCACAGAAGAACTGTTTCAATCAAACGCATCGAatccttgttattattttcacaaagatCATATCAGCACAGCGGccataaatttttgtcaagaACATGGATGG GAAggatttatttttctgaaaaacgaCACTTTGGAAATTAGACCTTTGCGGAATGACTATGCGTCTTTGTTCTCAATCAACGATCTTTGTGTAAAAgaagagtttaatatttcatttggcAAATCTTACCTAATTAAAAGATCTTTGCAATCATCTGCTGATTCAAGTTTTCATAAATTGGACAATATGAGACTAAAGCGAGATCAAAAAAcgcaagaaaaattaactatagaATTGGCTGTTTTTCTCGACGAAGCCGCATATCGTAAGTTCATGCCTTTTCTGAACaaagataaagaaatgttGCGCATGTTGATATTAGCATATGTGAATCGTATCGAAGCTCTGTTCCATCATCCGAGTTTGGGTGTTTCCATCGATATTTCGTTGGtacatttagaaattatgGAAAAACAACCACTAAATTTACCAGTTTTTGGCAACGCTAGCAAACTGCTCAATTCGTTCTGCAAGTATGCAGAAACTCGAAATCCTCCGGACGACAATGATCCGCATCACTGGGACGTTGGTCTTTATCTTACCggaataaacatttatttgaaGAACAGTTATACTATGGGAATAAGCAGAACCAAAACGTGTAATCTAATTGAGTCGTGTGCTATAGTAGAATTCGGTGTTGCAGATTATGTGACATCAGGTTTTGCATCATCTCACATTGCTGCTCATGAAATCGGCCATGT CTTAGGAATGGAACACGATTCCGTTTATAGGCCACCATGTGATAGATACAAACACATAATGTCATCTTACAAATTCTATCAAGGCCAAGTAACATGGTCCGAGTGTAGTCTTCGTATAGCTATAGAACTCTGGAATACAAAACCGTGCCTTCAAGATCGtacgaaaaattttgaagtcgCATATAACCATTCGCGGTATCAAAATTTACCCGGAAGAGAATGGACTGCCAAAGCACAATGCGAAGTATATTTTCGAGATAAGGATGCGAATGTAGTCTCGTTGGTTGATATATGTAAAAGCTTACAATGCGAAACGCCTCACAAAGATGGATATTACTACACAGGATCGGCGTTGGAAG gCACTTATTGCGCATTCGGGAAAGAATGTCGCGGCGGAAAATGCGTGCCCGTTCAGAAACCACCTCTCATGTATTGTGAAGTAGATAACTGGAGTGAATGGAGAGAAGACACCTGTCGAAGTAGTTGCTTGGAGGAATCTAAAGGCGTAAGAGTCAGACGACGTTCTTGCAAACATGGAATTCACAGAACGGCGAGTTGCGAAGGACCATATTACGACGTGGTTCTGTGCAATGACTCGATGCTTTGCACTGAAAATCGCACGGCAATCTCCGACTTTGCCACTGTGAAGTGCATCGAATTTAGCAATATTGTAAAAGATTCAGCATTCGGGATCAAACTAGGAGAACAGCCGGGATGGCAGATTGCTCATAATGTCGAGGAACCATGGCAAGCCTGTACTATATACTGCCAATATAATGATTATGTTGTCAGACCACTAGACTTGCATTTGCCCAAATATAATTTCGTcccatactttccagatggaACATGGTGTCACTATGAAGGTAAGCAGGATTATTACTGCCAACAACATTATTGTCTGCCAGAAAACTACTTAAgagtaataaatgtttaa
- the LOC105671516 gene encoding A disintegrin and metalloproteinase with thrombospondin motifs adt-2-like isoform X2 encodes MFFISKLMLIFLLNKTYAYITQDIERILLPAWNPTSAEKIPLTLKVFGTQIQLNLHSSDQIVSSTFKEWKYDAKRITEELFQSNASNPCYYFHKDHISTAAINFCQEHGWEGFIFLKNDTLEIRPLRNDYASLFSINDLCVKEEFNISFGKSYLIKRSLQSSADSSFHKLDNMRLKRDQKTQEKLTIELAVFLDEAAYRKFMPFLNKDKEMLRMLILAYVNRIEALFHHPSLGVSIDISLVHLEIMEKQPLNLPVFGNASKLLNSFCKYAETRNPPDDNDPHHWDVGLYLTGINIYLKNSYTMGISRTKTCNLIESCAIVEFGVADYVTSGFASSHIAAHEIGHVLGMEHDSVYRPPCDRYKHIMSSYKFYQGQVTWSECSLRIAIELWNTKPCLQDRTKNFEVAYNHSRYQNLPGREWTAKAQCEVYFRDKDANVVSLVDICKSLQCETPHKDGYYYTGSALEGTYCAFGKECRGGKCVPVQKPPLMYCEVDNWSEWREDTCRSSCLEESKGVRVRRRSCKHGIHRTASCEGPYYDVVLCNDSMLCTENRTAISDFATVKCIEFSNIVKDSAFGIKLGEQPGWQIAHNVEEPWQACTIYCQYNDYVVRPLDLHLPKYNFVPYFPDGTWCHYEDVGMCSTRSEDKTNVRVV; translated from the exons ATGTTTTTCATAtcgaaattaatgttaatatttttattgaataaaacataCGCGTATATCACGCAAGATATCGAAAGAATATTGCTGCCGGCGTGGAACCCGACAAGCGCAGAAAAA ATACCACTAACTCTGAAAGTTTTTGGAACACAAATTCAGTTAAACTTGCATAGCAGCGACCAGATTGTATCGTCCACGTTTAAAGAATGGAAATATGACGCAAAAAGGATCACAGAAGAACTGTTTCAATCAAACGCATCGAatccttgttattattttcacaaagatCATATCAGCACAGCGGccataaatttttgtcaagaACATGGATGG GAAggatttatttttctgaaaaacgaCACTTTGGAAATTAGACCTTTGCGGAATGACTATGCGTCTTTGTTCTCAATCAACGATCTTTGTGTAAAAgaagagtttaatatttcatttggcAAATCTTACCTAATTAAAAGATCTTTGCAATCATCTGCTGATTCAAGTTTTCATAAATTGGACAATATGAGACTAAAGCGAGATCAAAAAAcgcaagaaaaattaactatagaATTGGCTGTTTTTCTCGACGAAGCCGCATATCGTAAGTTCATGCCTTTTCTGAACaaagataaagaaatgttGCGCATGTTGATATTAGCATATGTGAATCGTATCGAAGCTCTGTTCCATCATCCGAGTTTGGGTGTTTCCATCGATATTTCGTTGGtacatttagaaattatgGAAAAACAACCACTAAATTTACCAGTTTTTGGCAACGCTAGCAAACTGCTCAATTCGTTCTGCAAGTATGCAGAAACTCGAAATCCTCCGGACGACAATGATCCGCATCACTGGGACGTTGGTCTTTATCTTACCggaataaacatttatttgaaGAACAGTTATACTATGGGAATAAGCAGAACCAAAACGTGTAATCTAATTGAGTCGTGTGCTATAGTAGAATTCGGTGTTGCAGATTATGTGACATCAGGTTTTGCATCATCTCACATTGCTGCTCATGAAATCGGCCATGT CTTAGGAATGGAACACGATTCCGTTTATAGGCCACCATGTGATAGATACAAACACATAATGTCATCTTACAAATTCTATCAAGGCCAAGTAACATGGTCCGAGTGTAGTCTTCGTATAGCTATAGAACTCTGGAATACAAAACCGTGCCTTCAAGATCGtacgaaaaattttgaagtcgCATATAACCATTCGCGGTATCAAAATTTACCCGGAAGAGAATGGACTGCCAAAGCACAATGCGAAGTATATTTTCGAGATAAGGATGCGAATGTAGTCTCGTTGGTTGATATATGTAAAAGCTTACAATGCGAAACGCCTCACAAAGATGGATATTACTACACAGGATCGGCGTTGGAAG gCACTTATTGCGCATTCGGGAAAGAATGTCGCGGCGGAAAATGCGTGCCCGTTCAGAAACCACCTCTCATGTATTGTGAAGTAGATAACTGGAGTGAATGGAGAGAAGACACCTGTCGAAGTAGTTGCTTGGAGGAATCTAAAGGCGTAAGAGTCAGACGACGTTCTTGCAAACATGGAATTCACAGAACGGCGAGTTGCGAAGGACCATATTACGACGTGGTTCTGTGCAATGACTCGATGCTTTGCACTGAAAATCGCACGGCAATCTCCGACTTTGCCACTGTGAAGTGCATCGAATTTAGCAATATTGTAAAAGATTCAGCATTCGGGATCAAACTAGGAGAACAGCCGGGATGGCAGATTGCTCATAATGTCGAGGAACCATGGCAAGCCTGTACTATATACTGCCAATATAATGATTATGTTGTCAGACCACTAGACTTGCATTTGCCCAAATATAATTTCGTcccatactttccagatggaACATGGTGTCACTATGAAG ATGTCGGTATGTGTTCTACGCGATCAGAAGATAAAACGAACGTGAGAGTAGTAtaa